In the genome of Hydractinia symbiolongicarpus strain clone_291-10 chromosome 5, HSymV2.1, whole genome shotgun sequence, one region contains:
- the LOC130644187 gene encoding 4-hydroxy-2-oxoglutarate aldolase, mitochondrial-like, with protein sequence MTMARSCTVFKKVFQNSLCTSSIRYLSTCSPVQQKLDLCGIFPPIATPFKENEDIAWGKFEENLQKWDKIPFKGYLVLGSNGEYVSLSNKERVDIVKFVKKSVKTSKLVLAGPALEGTKETLRLTKEMADVGADAVVVTTPSFFKNRMNYDAMMKHYTTIADFSPVPVILYNVPSNTGVEFPLNAVFELAKHSNIIGIKDSCGNITNLGHIIERTSHEDFQVLVGAASLILPAMQLGAVGSICALANILGEKCCNLYSMVGENKLKAATHLQLSLIAANQTVTRKYNVPAMKYAMDLLGYYGGPCRSPLTPLSDAEKADIENVFKDYIK encoded by the exons ATGACTATGGCAAGAAGCTgtacagtttttaaaaaggtttttcaaAACTCCCTATGCACTTCATCAATACGATATCTCAGTACATGTTCACCAGTGCAACAAAAGTTAGATTTATGTGGAATATTTCCACCTATTGCGACCCCTTTCaaagaaaatgaagatattGCTTGGGGAAAATTTGAAGAAAACCTTCAGAAATGGGACAAGATACCCTTTAAAG GTTACCTTGTCCTTGGTTCAAATGGAGAATATGTTTCGCTATCCAATAAAGAGCGAGTTGACATAGTGAAGTTTGTAAAAAAGTCTGTCAAAACATCGAAATTGGTGTTGGCTGGACCTGCACTAGAAG GTACAAAAGAAAccttgcgtttgaccaaagaAATGGCAGATGTGGGTGCGGACGCAGTTGTTGTCACCACACcctctttctttaaaaacagaATGAATTATGACGCCATGATGAAACATTATACAACT ATTGCTGATTTCTCTCCTGTACCAGTCATCTTGTATAATGTCCCATCCAATACAGGTGTTGAATTTCCATtgaatgcagtttttgaactgGCCAAACACTCTAACATTATTGGCATTAAAGACAGTTGTGGAAAT atcaccaATTTAGGCCACATTATTGAACGGACTTCACACGAAGATTTTCAAGTTCTTGTTGGGGCTGCGTCATTAATTTTACCTGCAATGCAATTGG GCGCAGTAGGAAGTATATGTGCTTTGGCGAACATTCTCGGAGAGAAATGTTGTAATCTTTATTCTATGGTtggtgaaaacaaactaaaagcaGCCACGCATTTGCAATTGTCTCTGATCGCAGCCAACCAAACA GTTACTCGTAAATACAACGTACCAGCAATGAAGTATGCGATGGACTTACTTGGTTATTATGGTGGTCCATGTCGGTCACCTTTAACTCCACTTTCCGATGCTGAGAAGGCGGACATAGAAAATGTGTTCAAAGATTACATCAAGTAG
- the LOC130644190 gene encoding uncharacterized protein LOC130644190, translating into MDCSSEYVDDYVDSQNVLTEHSNAVRKKSKLPVVSRELISNKEDSRDISILKSAFYDEIKSGRRLLFNSAEHQKRKLTTNPVINTSAFKRLWGRRIRGSFVAPLEQACQNTRIKRVNTHCEVVNNEIFEKNITSGMKRRLEVMDVCMKEKEDRIECMKEIIETFLRSFSASVHLALTDSQQAHGYLDAEIVLLNKKLSQRWRIFGRHTLREEKRRLLAVKAVLSTTTKELQANLCCLEKKNVEIQKFT; encoded by the exons ATGGATTGCTCGTCAGAATACGTAGATGACTACGTTGATAGCCAAAATGTTCTAACAGAACATTCCAATGCCGTTCGAAAAAAGTCAAAGTTACCAGTAGTTAGCCGCGAACTGATAAGCAACAAGGAAGATTCCAGGGATATTTCCATATTAAAATCTGCTTTTTACGATGAAATAAAGTCTGGAAGGAGATTGCTGTTTAACAGTGCCGAGCACCAGAAGCGTAAACTTACCACAAATCCAGTAATAAATACGAGTGCTTTTAAAAGATTATGGGGAAGGAGAATTCGTGGTTCATTCGTTGCTCCACTTGAGCAGGCATGTCAAAATACACGTATTAAAAGAGTTAACACGCATTGTGAAGTAGTTAACAACGAAATCTTCGAAAAAAACATCACTAGTGGGATGAAAAGAAGGCTAGAAGTGATGGATGTGTGcatgaaagaaaaagaagatcGAATTGAATGTATGAAAGAAATAATTGAAACATTTTTG CGATCTTTCTCCGCATCTGTGCATCTCGCATTGACAGACTCACAACAAGCACATGGGTATCTAGATGCAGAAATAGTGTTGCTTAACAAGAAATTAAGCCAACGCTGGAGAATCTTTGGTAGACACACATTGCGAGAGGAGAAGAGACGTTTGTTAGCAGTAAAAGCAGTCTTAagtacaacaacaaaagaattgCAAGCAAATTTGTGTTGTCTGGAGAAGAAAAATGTAGAAATTCAAAAGTTTACTTAA
- the LOC130644157 gene encoding uncharacterized protein LOC130644157, which translates to MDSTVHINITKYNLCRNKTLEECADIISSICDNFKYFQTNDSFFQICNGDYMLPEHDQLKCYTPLIVIASIALILNIGELTWLKCRTRKCKMSEYLILSLCFTDTLYSLLIIVTVIVDLHASEKYSMVMTMVAEQLQRFSIFSSIFHVVGISLERVFSVSYLMEYKVFMENGKMKIYLSILWVMAIVLQGSISTFQYHNGIEYGLSEAFYDSHKVSAAIIFLAGILICLLNLFLVWKVRKHSLSLRRGSVSKPNSFVRRRSRQEMMAFFTCLLVSLGFIVFNMPLAVAIVAFRNPSGELTCVTQYLLMGNSVFNPLIYFAGKAVRCGGNVNEAQEQIHLPLRLLEQ; encoded by the coding sequence ATGGATTCAACTGTTCACATAAACATTACCAAATACAATTTATGCAGAAACAAAACACTGGAAGAATGTGCAGATATAATTAGTTCTATCTGCgacaatttcaaatattttcaaaCCAATGACTCGTTTTTCCAAATATGTAATGGAGACTATATGCTTCCAGAACACGATCAACTAAAATGCTATACACCTCTTATTGTGATAGCTTCCATCGCATTGATATTAAACATTGGTGAACTGACTTGGTTAAAATGTCGAACCAGGAAATGTAAAATGTCTGAATATTTGATCTTAAGCTTATGTTTTACGGATACGCTTTATAGTTTGTTGATCATCGTTACAGTTATTGTAGATCTGCACGCAAGCGAGAAATATAGTATGGTCATGACTATGGTAGCTGAGCAATTGCAACGATTTTCAATTTTTAGCTCAATCTTTCACGTCGTTGGCATCTCGCTAGAAAGAGTTTTTTCTGTCAGTTATTTAATGGAGTACAAAGTATTCATGGAAAACgggaaaatgaaaatatatctATCCATTTTGTGGGTAATGGCAATTGTGCTCCAAGGATCGATTAGCACCTTCCAGTACCACAACGGGATCGAGTATGGTCTTTCCGAGGCGTTTTATGATAGTCATAAAGTCTCAGCAGCAATAATTTTCCTTGCTGGAATATTAATCTGTTTGCTAAATCTATTCCTTGTGTGGAAAGTGAGAAAGCATTCTTTATCACTGCGAAGAGGGTCCGTAAGCAAACCTAATTCGTTTGTAAGGAGACGGAGCAGACAAGAGATGATGGCTTTTTTTACGTGCCTGTTGGTGTCACTGGGTTTTATAGTGTTCAATATGCCATTAGCTGTGGCTATTGTTGCCTTTAGAAACCCCTCAGGAGAGCTGACCTGTGTTACACAGTATCTGTTGATGGGGAATTCCGTGTTTAATCCATTAATATATTTTGCTGGAAAGGCTGTTCGTTGCGGTGGAAACGTAAATGAGGCTCAAGAACAAATACATCTTCCACTGAGGCTGCTGGAACAATGA
- the LOC130644158 gene encoding uncharacterized protein LOC130644158, translating to MDSTVHINITKFNLCRNKTLEECADIITSICNNFTYFQTNDSFFQICNGDYMLPEHDQLKCYTPLIVIASIALILNIGELTWLKCRTRKCKMSEYLILSLCITDTLYSLLIIVTVIVDLHASEKYSMVITMVAEQLQRFSIFSSIFHVVGISLERVFAVSYFMEYKVFMEKGKMKICLCVLWVTAIVLQGTISIFQYHNGIAYGLSEAFYDSHKVSAAIIFLAGIIICLLNLFLVWKVRKHSLSLRRGSVSKPNSFVRRRSRQEMMAFFTCLLVSLGFIVFNMPLAVAIVAFRNPSEELACVTQYLLMGNSVFNPLIYYWKGYSLRWKRRRGSRTNTSSTEAAGTMTMDNLPRFQFKRNIEQ from the coding sequence ATGGATTCAACTGTTCACATAAACATTACCAAATTCAATTTATGCAGAAACAAAACACTGGAAGAATGTGCAGATATAATTACTTCTATCTGCAACAATTTCACATATTTTCAAACCAATGATTCGTTTTTCCAAATATGTAATGGAGACTATATGCTTCCAGAACACGATCAACTAAAATGCTATACACCTCTTATTGTGATAGCTTCCATCGCATTGATATTAAACATTGGTGAACTGACTTGGTTAAAATGTCGAACCAGGAAATGTAAAATGTCTGAATATTTGATCTTAAGCTTGTGTATTACGGATACGCTTTATAGTTTGTTGATCATCGTTACAGTTATTGTAGATCTGCATGCAAGCGAGAAATATAGTATGGTCATAACTATGGTAGCTGAGCAATTGCAACGATTTTCAATTTTTAGCTCAATCTTTCACGTTGTTGGCATCTCGCTAGAAAGAGTTTTTGCTGTCAGTTATTTTATGGAGTACAAAGTTTTTATGGAAAaaggaaaaatgaaaatatgtttATGTGTTTTGTGGGTTACAGCAATTGTACTTCAAGGAACGATTAGCATCTTCCAGTACCACAACGGGATCGCGTATGGTCTTTCCGAGGCGTTTTATGATAGTCATAAAGTCTCAGCAGCAATAATTTTCCTTGCTGGAATAATAATCTGTTTGCTAAATCTATTCCTTGTGTGGAAAGTGAGAAAGCATTCTTTATCACTGCGAAGAGGGTCCGTAAGCAAACCTAATTCGTTTGTAAGGAGACGGAGCAGACAAGAGATGATGGCTTTTTTTACGTGCCTGTTGGTGTCACTGGGTTTTATAGTGTTCAATATGCCATTAGCGGTGGCTATTGTTGCCTTTAGAAACCCCTCAGAAGAGCTTGCCTGTGTTACACAGTATCTGTTGATGGGGAATTCCGTGTTTAATCCATTAATATATTACTGGAAAGGCTATTCGTTGCGATGGAAACGTAGGCGAGGCTCAAGAACAAATACATCTTCTACTGAAGCTGCTGGAACAATGACAATGGATAACCTTCCGAGATTCCAATTCAAACGCAACATCGaacaataa
- the LOC130646254 gene encoding trace amine-associated receptor 3-like, whose protein sequence is MHTLNITELCYHTNLPICDETTQSKDNSSSLMKTHFPAIIIACFAFALNITEIIYITSQRRKRAATEYLLLSFAMADSLYSFDVFVGMSLIIVGKKYDFFDVSMIVVIGYQIAQFTIYASIFHVLFISLERLAAVVFPYKYKLFMRTDRIKIVIYFLWLLTALLQGTMAAVEYRDGLYESSHHEDTVLHTASGITFCAGIFLFGVYGYIFYAIIKRSRYMRRTSVDVNPFQTRRHKAEIIACVTGLIVSVGFIVFSFPLAISFCLPHSNFAIRVSIAAHFFLIFNSVFNPLVYFWRGQFIKVMKRKSNRRKEKKQLKDVDLSTVSPRNNTRYNVSTIQLSNIMYASTLSVINASMPESSRHPRL, encoded by the coding sequence ATGCATACCCTAAACATCACAGAACTGTGCTACCATACCAACTTACCAATATGCGACGAAACAACACAATCAAAAGACAACAGCTCATCACTTATGAAGACACATTTTCCAGCTATAATCATTGCATGTTTTGCATTTGCGTTGAATATCACCGAAATAATATACATTACATCGCAAAGGCGAAAACGAGCTGCTACTGAATATTTACTTCTCAGTTTTGCAATGGCTGACTCGTTGTACAGTTTCGACGTATTTGTAGGTATGTCCTTGATCATAGTTGGAAAGAAGTATGATTTCTTTGATGTTAGCATGATTGTAGTAATCGGCTATCAAATTGCACAGTTCACTATATATGCATCTATCTTTCACGTGTTGTTTATTTCATTGGAGAGACTAGCAGCTGTCGTATTTCCTTATAAATATAAACTGTTCATGAGGACTGATCGAATTAAAATTGTGATATACTTTCTTTGGTTGCTGACTGCATTACTGCAAGGAACAATGGCAGCTGTAGAATACCGCGACGGACTTTATGAATCAAGTCATCACGAAGATACTGTATTACATACAGCAAGCGGTATCACATTTTGTGCTGGTATATTCCTCTTTGGTGTTTATGGGTACATCTTTTATGCCATCATTAAGCGATCAAGGTACATGCGAAGAACAAGCGTAGATGTAAACCCATTTCAAACTAGACGCCACAAAGCAGAAATTATCGCATGTGTTACGGGTTTAATCGTTTCTGTTGGTTTCATTGTGTTTTCGTTTCCATTAGCGATCTCATTTTGTTTGCCTCACTCAAACTTCGCCATACGCGTTTCAATAGCTGCCCATTTCTTCCTCATTTTTAATTCGGTATTCAATCCCTTGGTTTACTTCTGGAGAGGGCAGTTTATAAAAGTCATGAAAAGGAAGTCCAATagaagaaaagagaaaaagcaGTTAAAAGATGTTGACTTGTCAACTGTTTCGCCACGAAATAACACAAGGTACAATGTTTCAACCATTCAGTTAAGTAACATTATGTACGCCAGTACTTTGAGTGTGATCAACGCATCGATGCCTGAATCGTCGCGTCATCCACGATTGTAA